In Zootoca vivipara chromosome 15, rZooViv1.1, whole genome shotgun sequence, the genomic window cccaagtgcgtgttaggggaaatgatgaacgactgcctaatgctgccaggcgtttattaaacAGAAGGCGTGTTCCGAagcgcccgagctgttcggttccataaaaaacctgCCACGGTGGCTCAGTTTATTAAATGGAGCcacagagtcccacttcagactcccctcatcttcagagtccccctgtttttcgtgtgttatgtttacataggcgcatccctgtctcttcccccaccctgttctgacccattacctatccctgccccctatttgccccccccatcccacacaggcaggcccctacctccacttggcctagtctgggaAGCTGCCTAGCCTGCTGCAGCctatgttgggccttgttgctgcaaaaggcctgttttcagttggcggaggcggggtttgtgggtgtgggctagactccaaggggagggaggggtggaggaggaggagctgtggtcATAACGGTaaaattccacttgagggcgctgttttactttgtggaaaagcaggtttttacctgcacAGGTGTGAGATGTGAggcatttttgtttctgcaaacactcggggagtggcatggatcgttgtgtcaaaatttcaggacgattggttACTGAGAAAAGTGGAACCCACACTTTcaacatttttacatttatatatactgtatatagattccAGAAAACCACCATCAAATCACAGAGCACATCTGCGTCCATGTATATTATGCAGTTTGATGCAGAGGGTGTTTGTGTCAAATACAAATGCTTAGGGATTTGTGCCTTGGGTTCACATTTTTGTGCCAGGAAGCAGCAGATCCATGATTGTACTGGACGTAGATATAAACTGGTGGCGAATAAATGAACGAATGATCCAGTAAATGGTTGCCAATTTGTTATAAATTGAATAGAGACAGGTGTTCCCCTCTTAGCCAAGAAACCGACATGCCAATTTAAAACTGCTAACACAACTGACCATATTCTAGTTGAGTGGCTCTCAAAACACTTTTCTCTGGGCTAcacttttcagaataaaaattagcTCGCGCCACACCCATTTTTTTATTGAGAAGAAAAAACACGCGGAAACGAGAGACAGTTCTTGAGAAGAAAAGACAtgggaaaacaaaaaagagaCAACTCTTAGCAGTGCTGGTTTATAACATAGAATACAACTACCATGTAACATGACCATGGGATatacagaaagtataaaacaatgcagctgtataagaacatgaatcatcgCCAAAATATAAAATAGTCGTACCCAGCACTCAGTTTGAACGTCGATTCTGGATCACAACTACGATTGTCCTCAGcatcgttttgttttgtttttttaaaaaatacatacaaactatttaaaaagcagGTACAAAATAAACATCCATGAGCCATCCATttatagctgtcaacttctggatttgaaaataagggatcagcagcctcacctgtcccggggacagtctacggcaggcatccccaaactgcggccctccagatgttttggcctacaactcccatgatccctcgctaacaggaccagtggtcagggaagatgggaaatgtagtccaaaacatctggagggccgaagtttggggatgcctggtcttggtaTATctaatccaggatagcagcgggaaacggcactggaataagggaatttccagcaaaaaaagggaaagttgacagctgtggcttggaataagggagtttcccgcaaaaagggagggttggcagctatgcatccattTCAATTGTTTTCACATTTAATAACCATAATGCTTATATAAAAAGTTGTGTGAATGCATGTAGGTAATAAGAATGGAGAAATTAGGCTTTCTAACTACATGGTTAAAAGTTATGCCGGAGCTAATTTTTGAGCCAAGCTATTAAAACTATTTCCCTAGTCTTAGCAAATAAAGCATAatgaaaatgaagaaaatataaTGGCAACCGACCGAACTACTGCACCATGGAAAATAGAAATCCTATTATCTGAACTGTATGGAGAGCCAACTTATTTGAGTGTATTTGCATACATGCACTTACTGTTATCAGAGAAAcagaactgtagcgttggaaggggacccctagggtcatgtagtccaacccccagtaATGCAGATAGGCTTCCccatattttgcatttccccTATACTTGACACTTTGAAAGCTACAATCCTTCAAGGTCATACCATCTCCCAACTTGCACcgtgtgacttacttctgagtaaacatgcataggcatACTCTGCAAATGCTGTTTCGTACAACTTGTGGAAGCTGTCAAGTAAAGTGCTTGAGATAACACAAGCCGCATGTTAATTGACTTCATTGCTTCATGTATGTGGGCagaaatgttttgaagatgaggaTGCTACATTTATATTACACAAAATAATGGAAATAATACTTGACACAGCCTCATTCTATGCATGTCTCCTGCTATTCCAGTTCTTAAAATGTGACTGCTGCAGTTGATACAAAAAATGCTTTGGTCCTAAAATAcacaaaaaccacattaaaaactGTGCTTAAGTCAGCAGCCCATAAACACTTTGTATAAAaggtaatacttttttaaaaaaaaatgtaaaggcaACCTGTAGAGCAAAACAGCAAGGCAATTTGAATATATAAAAAGGGGATAAAATTGGGAAATTGCATAGGACACCTCCTTCATAGTGGAAAATGTTCATTGTCTGCAAAATTGACTGCTAACATTTGGAAGTGGGTAAGCAAATAAAGAGTAATCCAGAATGTACTTCGGTAATAACTCTTTGATAAGCCCCCTTGGAGTCTTACACAGGTAATAATGCAAAGTTTCTGGCGTCACTGGATTATACCACGATTGCCGTTCTGGGAACTGCACAAAAGAAGGCGCCCGGACCCTTCCTAGCACGTAATTGGCATCCTCATTTAGTCTTTCGTAGGAGCCAATGAAATCGTACCTGACCGCGCAAGGCTGGCACAGGTTGTAGATGGGCATCCAGTGCTCATTCATCCTCTCCACTTCTTCATCCAAGAGGTACTGGATGAATTCGGAGAAGGTGACGTCGTCTCCGGCGCTGCTTTGCCCAGGGCTTTTCCTGTACCGCTTCACTATTTCCACGCCGTACCTTAACTGGTATTCTTTGATCTCCCCGAATTTATTTCTGTAAGCGGACAGCAGCCTCTCCATCGGGTCCCGGACGAAGATGAACTTGAAGTAGTGCTTGAGGCGGTAGCGGATCTCGGCGGGCTTCATGTCGCCGAGGAAAACCAGGTCCCTCCGGTGGTCCATCTTCAGCTGGGTGTTCACGTTCTCCAGGGTGCCGCCCAGCACCTTCAGAATGCGCTTCCAGTTGGAGCAGGCCACCTTGGGCACGTAGCAGTACAGGAAGCGGTGCTTGTCGCTCACCAGGAGGTGCTTGAGCACCACTCGCCGCTGCGCCGCCGAGAGCTCCCACACACTGCGAGGCGTGCCCGCTTGCCCACACGCGGCGCGGATGGTCCGGTTGCGAATGTCGCGTATCACCTGCGCATCTACATCCTCCTCCTTCGCTGCTCTGACGCTGCCGTCACGCCTTGCTAGGAGCTCCCCGTGGACAGCGTGCAGAGGCAGGGGCTTCACCTCTGCCAGGATGCCCTTCTCGATCATCAGGAGCAGGCTGCTTGATGCCACAATCACGCCAAACATCAGCATGGAAGGCAGGAGCTGGCGGGGGCCGCTGCTCCGAGGCCGGGCCCTGGGAGTGGCCCCCACGGGCGCCGAGGGGCATGGAGGCATGGCCTGCTGTGTGGCCTCGGGCCAGAGGGGCTGTTTGATGGGCCAGGTCTGCCCTGCCGGCAGCTGCCTGCTTCGCTTCTTTTTTCGCAGATCAGCTGGGGCTGCAGCTTTCAGCCTGCCCGGGGCCGGTCAAGGATGGAaggacctgccccccccctgcagctctGCCTCCCTCTTCGGTGTCTTCCAGGAGCTCAGAGGTGCGTGCTGGGCGAGAAGAGGCAGCTCTGTTGCCACCGGAGAGGGAACCTCTCAATGGAAATGCGAGGGTTAATACCacagagcagcctttcccaaacttgcttcctctccccaccaggAAGCAGATGttgcccatcatctctgatcagcGGGGCCAGCGCTGggaatgctgggagctgtagtccaacaagccTCCGAGTGGCGGAAAGGGGTGGGCGGTTTGGGAAGTGGCGTCACTGGCCACAGTCTGgagggaaagctgtctgcagtATCACTGGATGCTTTtaatctcattttgaaaagagatctatccatattctgcaaaaaaacccagcaacaccTCACCCCTATctttactatactatactatactatactgtacTGAAATCTTCAAACGTTTCTTTGATTGCCCTTGATTGCCATCTTCTCCTCTCACACTTCCTATgagaacccctgctctagtctaTTATGCCAGGATTCAACATTTAAACTCCATTGTTTCTGGCAGCTAGTAATTTTAATTCTCACTGctgttaaagacaaaggagagcGGAACATTGTTAAATGATTTCTGGGTCTGGGTGACTTTAAACCCCAGCAATGCTAGGTCTGGTGTCACGTCTATCTTTATACCACAAATTGAATTTATTTCACTGGGAACAGCAGACAAAAATAATCTAATGACCCCACCATGCAACCACAGGTACCTTGGTTGTTATACCCCCTCCAGGAgatttgactgactgactgacttgaAGATGTTAAAGCGCTATCTATGATacccatctttaaatatctaaagggttatcacatagaagagggaacaagcttgttttctcctgctctggagggtaggactcgaaccattggcttcaagttacaagaaaggtgattccaactaaagatcaggaagaacCGTTGATGatcagagctgtttgacagtggaacagtctccctcaggaggttgcggactctccttcctaggaggtttttaaacagaggttggatggccacctgccatggatgctttagctgagattcctgcattgcaggtggttggaacagatgacccttccaattctaggatACTATGACTCTTGAGAGTGTCACGGCCCCCTCAATACACACAAAGCACAAGGTTGAGGCCTGTAATGAGCTCAGAGCACTGctgtttttggtggtggtgggggagcccTAGTGGCTGGTCAGCAATGACATCACACTGGAGGGACCTGCACAGTGATGTCATGGAGTGACATCATAAAGCTGGGAGGGATGTTGGAAGCTCACAGCTGCTTCGTCCAGGAAGTCGCACAACATTTCTGGGACCACTTCAGCCTCTGAAGTCCCAAGGACTGTGTTGGGTTGATAAATCCCTTTAGCCATTGCCTAGACAGGAGGATTGACTACAGAGAGCAAAGGGTATGTGCTTGAAGGTATATGGATGCATGAGTTTACGTCTTTATATACAGTTCTTTGATTGCACCAATTTGTTTAacaggtgtatggggtgttaggggaggtgGCTCCCTTGCACTCGGCTCTCAGgtgtggttcctagaagctgccagcatgtgacagcagccatgcccctgaaatggctttgactggccagctaaaccaggtgagggtagctgatggctCTCAAACCCTCAGGGAGTCCCTTCTCTACGAAGAGAGCCAGTGTAGGGTATAAGAAGGTGCCTTACATTGAGCCAGAcactagctcagtgttgtctactctggctggcagctacCCTCTAGGATTTCTGGCAGACGTCACTAGGGATTGAGCTGTGGCCTTTGCCCATGCGTTCACCGTGTGGGGCAGTGGGCAAATGTATGCGCCCAGCAAGATGCAGGCCTGAGCCACCCTGTCCTTAGTTGGGAAACCGGCACGGAAGCCTTAGGGACCATTTTTCCAGCCTACAGCGTTTTTcattctgtgtgtttgtgtgtcagggCTAATGTCCCTTTCTCACTGCTAGGAAACTATAGGAGAAAATGTCAGGACAGTATTTTCCCTTCctatctcaccttttcctccaaagagctcgagGTGGTAGATGTGGTTCTCTgcttcttcatttaatccccaacaaccctgtgaggtaggctaggctgagagacatgACTGGCCCTCAAGGCCACCTTCATTCAGTAAgattcacagctgagtggggatttgaaccctggtctcctaggtcctgatccagcactccaaccactaccCCACGATGGATAATGAGAGGACCTTCTTGGGAGTGGCACCCATcttttggaacaccctcccatcaggatgtcaaggagatgagtaactgtGTGTAAtcgttagaagacatctgaaggcagctctgtatcatagaattgtagagttgtgaccactagggtcatctagtccaaccccttgcaatgcaggaatcttttgcccaacatggggcttgaacccacgaccctgagattgctCAAGCAACTGAGCTATTCCCATATTTTATACATGGAAGTCTTTTAATGTGtactgttttacagtggtaccttggttctcaaacttaatccattccagaagtccgttccaaaaccaaagcattccgaaaccaaggtgcactttcttatagaaagtaatgcaaaacggatttatctgttccagactttttaaaacaacccctaatcaaacagcaatttaacatgaattttactatctaaatgagaccattgatccataaaatgaaagcaataatcaatgtactgtactataaaagaaataagacagtattgtagatgataaaaattaaaattattttttttttcccttacgtgcactgatgatagtcagtatttggagggggggcttttatccatttccgcagtcacacaatcaatcaataaattaatcaatcagtagctgaactgggttccacacagtcactaaaacaaattaaccaaaaaagcctcgaAAACAAAAAcgataaataaatagcaaaaacaaagtcccagacgtaatccattctggaagtccatttgacttccgaaatgttcagaaaccaaggcgcagcttctgattggtgcaagcaccccagaaacaatagacgacagccgcatcggacgttcggcttccaaaaaacattcaaaaactggaacactttcgggttttcggcatttgagtaccaaggtgtttgagagccaaggttaccactgtattatggtttttctatatgttggaagctgcccagagtggctggggcaacccagtcagatgggcagggtacaaatattaaCAACATATTATTACTGCTAGTACTAATAATTACTACGTTTCAAGGAGGCTCCTCCTTTTAAGATGttacagaagaacataagaacctgctggatcaggccaatgcacTCACGGTTGCCAGCTAGACTGGAATCGCGCAAACAGGGCCCGAGTTCGGGGCCGCGTTACGCTATGGGTCAACGTCTTTTTACTTCACAGACTTCTTCCGAGTGCTGGGCTCACCTCGATGGAGCCGGACATTCTCCAAAACCACGCAGACACGAACCCGTGCAGCCGAGTCCCTGAGCCAGGACCCCAGTCCCCGGCACCTGTGGGCAAGGGGATGCCCGGGGTGGTTCAGGGCGGG contains:
- the CHST14 gene encoding carbohydrate sulfotransferase 14, translated to MPPCPSAPVGATPRARPRSSGPRQLLPSMLMFGVIVASSSLLLMIEKGILAEVKPLPLHAVHGELLARRDGSVRAAKEEDVDAQVIRDIRNRTIRAACGQAGTPRSVWELSAAQRRVVLKHLLVSDKHRFLYCYVPKVACSNWKRILKVLGGTLENVNTQLKMDHRRDLVFLGDMKPAEIRYRLKHYFKFIFVRDPMERLLSAYRNKFGEIKEYQLRYGVEIVKRYRKSPGQSSAGDDVTFSEFIQYLLDEEVERMNEHWMPIYNLCQPCAVRYDFIGSYERLNEDANYVLGRVRAPSFVQFPERQSWYNPVTPETLHYYLCKTPRGLIKELLPKYILDYSLFAYPLPNVSSQFCRQ